In Dama dama isolate Ldn47 chromosome 20, ASM3311817v1, whole genome shotgun sequence, a single window of DNA contains:
- the GAL3ST2 gene encoding galactose-3-O-sulfotransferase 2, translating to MPSSLGGLQRCFWAVLLLLALAVLLLAGVMHVDVRLLMPQLGDQVDGPPVTNVMFLKTHKTASSTVLNILFRFAETHNLSAALPAGGRFHLGYPWLFLARYVEGAEQGGPRRRFNIMCNHLRFNPPEVQKVMPNDTFYFSILRNPVFQLESSFVYYKSHVPAFRNVTSLDAFLASPWTYYNQSLGLSNAYARNSMWFDLGFDNDAPPEEDYVRARLLDVERRFQLLLIAEHFDESMVLLRRLLRWRLDDVVAFKLNSRSRHSVTSLSPAGQERAKHWCALDWRLYQHFNRTFWARLRAELSPRRLRSEVARLRERRRELAALCLQDSEPKNKSQITDFRLRPYQSGRADILGYNLKPGLDNQTLQTCQRMVMPELQYMAHLYTLQFPDKPPKNIAFLEA from the exons GTGCTTCTGGGCCGtgctcctcctcctggccctggCTGTGCTCTTGCTCGCCGGTGTCATGCATGTGGACGTCAGGCTGCTGATGCC CCAACTCGGGGACCAAGTTGACGGGCCCCCCGTCACCAACGTCATGTTTCTTAAGACGCACAAGACGGCCAGCAGCACGGTGCTCAACATCCTTTTCCGCTTCGCCGAGACGCACAACCTGTCGGCGGCGCTGCCTGCTGGCGGCCGCTTCCACCTCGGTTACCCCTGGCTCTTCCTGGCGCGCTACGTGGAGGGCGCGGAGCAGGGCGGCCCCAGGCGGCGCTTCAACATCATGTGCAACCACCTGAGGTTCAACCCGCCAGAG GTGCAGAAAGTCATGCCCAACGACACCTTCTACTTTTCCATCCTCAGAAACCCCGTCTTCCAGCTGGAGTCCTCCTTCGTCTACTACAAGAGCCACGTCCCCGCTTTTAGGAACGTCACCAGCCTGGACGCCTTCTTGGCCTCGCCGTGGACCTACTATAACCAGAGCCTGGGCCTGAGCAACGCCTACGCCCGGAACAGCATGTGGTTCGACCTGGGTTTCGACAACGACGCGCCGCCCGAGGAGGACTACGTGCGCGCGCGCCTGCTGGACGTGGAGAGGCGCTTCCAGCTGCTGCTCATCGCGGAGCACTTCGATGAGTCCATGGTGTTGCTCCGGCGCCTGCTGCGCTGGCGGCTGGACGACGTGGTGGCCTTCAAGCTCAACTCGCGCAGCCGGCACAGCGTCACCAGCTTGTCGCCCGCAGGCCAGGAGCGCGCCAAGCACTGGTGCGCCCTGGACTGGCGCCTCTACCAGCACTTCAACCGCACCTTCTGGGCCCGGCTGCGCGCAGAGCTGAGTCCGCGGCGTCTGCGCTCCGAGGTGGCGCGGCTGCGCGAGCGGCGGCGCGAGCTGGCCGCCCTGTGTCTGCAGGACAGCGAGCCCAAGAACAAGTCGCAGATCACCGATTTCCGACTGCGCCCCTACCAGTCAGGCAGGGCGGACATCCTGGGCTACAACCTCAAGCCGGGCCTGGACAACCAGACGCTGCAGACGTGTCAGCGGATGGTCATGCCCGAGCTCCAGTACATGGCCCACCTGTACACCCTGCAGTTCCCCGACAAGCCCCCCAAGAACATCGCCTTCCTGGAGGCCTAG
- the NEU4 gene encoding sialidase-4 — protein sequence MGTPRVPARTVLFQRERTGLTYRVPALLSVPPGPTLLAFAEQRLSPDDAHAHRLVQRTGTLAGGSVRWGAPRVLGTAALDEHRSMNPCPVHDARTATVFLFFIAVRGRTPEAAQIAAGRNAARLCCVTSRDAGRSWGGARDLTAEAVGSAEQDWATFAVGPGHGVQLRSGRLLVPAYTYHVVRRECFGRICRTRPQSFAFYSDDHGRTWQHGGLVPSLRSGECQLAAVDGGQAGGVLYCNARSPLGSRVQALSVDEGTSFLPGELVPALAETARGCQGSIVGFPAPPASGREDEGWSMGTSNPLRFPHLCPGAQDAPEEGTGDTRGGGGLGATEGCGDGPGEPGPWESGENRGSRASALLGPPAALSQSPTWLLYSHPVGRRARLHMGVRLSRSPLDPHSWTEPWVIHEGPSGYSDLASIGPAPGGILTFACLFESGARVSYEEISFCMFSLREVLENVRLGRGHTGPGDKPAGHCQPS from the exons ATGGGGACCCCGCGCGTCCCCGCGCGGACCGTCCTCTTCCAGCGCGAGCGGACGGGCCTGACCTACCGCGTGCCCGCGCTGCTGTCTGTGCCCCCCGGGCCCACCCTGCTGGCTTTCGCGGAGCAGAGGCTCAGCCCCGACGACGCCCATGCCCACCGTCTGGTGCAGAGGACCGGCACGCTGGCCGGGGGCTCCGTGCGG TGGGGCGCCCCGCGCGTGCTGGGGACGGCGGCCCTGGACGAGCACCGCTCCATGAACCCCTGCCCCGTGCACGACGCGCGCACGGCCACcgtcttcctcttcttcatcGCCGTGCGTGGCCGCACCCCCGAGGCCGCGCAGATCGCCGCGGGCAGGAACGCCGCACGCCTCTGCTGCGTGACCAGCCGGGACGCGGGGCGCAGTTGGGGCGGCGCGCGGGACCTCACGGCGGAGGCGGTGGGCAGCGCCGAGCAGG ACTGGGCCACGTTTGCCGTGGGGCCAGGCCACGGCGTCCAGCTGCGCTCTGGCCGCCTGCTGGTGCCGGCCTACACCTACCATGTGGTCCGGCGGGAGTGCTTCGGCCGGATCTGCAGGACCCGTCCCCAGTCCTTCGCCTTCTACAGCGACGACCACGGCCGCACCTGGCAGCACGGGGGCCTCGTGCCCAGCCTGCGCTCAGGCGAGTGCCAGCTGGCTGCAGTGGATGGCGGGCAGGCTGGCGGCGTTCTCTACTGCAACGCTCGGAGCCCGCTGGGCAGCCGCGTGCAGGCCCTCAGCGTGGACGAGGGCACCTCCTTCCTCCCTGGGGAGCTGGTGCCCGCCCTGGCCGAGACCGCCCGGGGCTGCCAGGGTAGCATCGTGGGCTTCCCAGCCCCGCCTGCCAGCGGGCGGGAGGATGAGGGGTGGTCGATGGGCACCAGCAACCCCCTCCGCTTTCCACACCTCTGTCCTGGGGCCCAGGATGCCCCAGAGGAGGGCACTGGAGACACccgcgggggcggggggctgggtgCTACGGAGGGCTGTGGCgacggccccggggagcctggcCCCTGGGAATCTGGTGAGAACAGGGGCTCCCGGGCCTCGGCGCTCCTGGGACCCCCTGCAGCTTTGTCGCAGAGCCCCACGTGGTTGCTGTATTCCCACCCCGTGGGGCGCAGGGCTCGGCTCCACATGGGCGTCCGCCTGAGCCGGTCCCCGCTGGACCCCCACAGCTGGACGGAGCCCTGGGTCATCCACGAGGGCCCCAGTGGCTACTCGGACCTGGCATCCATCGGGCCTGCCCCCGGGGGGATCCTCACCTTTGCCTGTCTGTTCGAGAGTGGGGCCAGGGTCTCCTACGAGGAGATCTCCTTCTGCATGTTTTCCCTGAGGGAGGTCCTGGAGAACGTGAGGTTGGGCAGGGGGCACACCGGCCCTGGAGACAAGCCTGCGGGGCACTGCCAGCCCTCCTGA
- the PDCD1 gene encoding programmed cell death protein 1 isoform X3, whose translation MGTPQAPWPLLWAVLQLGCWPGWLLEASSRPWSALTFSPARLVVPEGANATFTCSFSSKPEHFVLNWYRMSPSNQTDKLAAFPEDRSQPGRDQRFRVTPLPDGQHFLMSIVAAQRNDSGVYFCGAIYLPPRTQINESHRAELTVTGGCARRSQDQPPKEGSPSVPAVTVDYGELDFQWREKTPEPAAPCVPEQTEYATIVFPGRRASADSPQGPWPLRTEDGHCSWPL comes from the exons ATGGGGACCCCGCAGGCACCGTGGCCGCTCCTCTGGGCCGTGCTACAGCTGGGCTGCTGGCCAGGATGGCTTCTAG AGGCCTCCAGCAGGCCCTGGAGCGCCCTCACCTTCTCCCCTGCCCGACTGGTCGTGCCCGAGGGGGCAAACGCCACCTTCACCTGCAGCTTCTCCAGTAAGCCAGAGCACTTCGTCCTCAACTGGTACCGCATGAGCCCCAGCAACCAGACAGACAAGCTGGCCGCCTTCCCCGAGGACCGCAGCCAGCCCGGCCGTGACCAGCGCTTCCGCGTCACGCCGCTGCCCGACGGGCAGCACTTCCTCATGAGCATCGTGGCCGCCCAGCGGAACGACAGCGGCGTCTACTTCTGCGGGGCCATCTACCTGCCCCCCCGGACGCAGATCAACGAGAGCCACCGCGCGGAGCTCACAGTGACAG GGGGCTGCGCCCGCAGGAGCCAAGACCAACCTCCG AAGGAGGGCTCCCCTTCTGTGCCGGCCGTCACAGTGGACTACGGGGAGCTGGACTTCCAGTGGCGGGAGAAGACCCCGGAGCCCGCGGCTCCCTGCGTCCCCGAGCAGACGGAGTACGCCACCATCGTCTTCCCAGGCCGCAGGGCGTCTGCCGACAGCCCGCAGGGGCCCTGGCCTCTGAGGACCGAGGATGGACACTGCTCTTGGCCCCTCTGA
- the PDCD1 gene encoding programmed cell death protein 1 isoform X1 — MGTPQAPWPLLWAVLQLGCWPGWLLEASSRPWSALTFSPARLVVPEGANATFTCSFSSKPEHFVLNWYRMSPSNQTDKLAAFPEDRSQPGRDQRFRVTPLPDGQHFLMSIVAAQRNDSGVYFCGAIYLPPRTQINESHRAELTVTEGVLEPPTEPPSPQPKPEGQMQSLVIGVTSVLLGVLLLLLLIWVLAAVFLGATRGGCARRSQDQPPKEGSPSVPAVTVDYGELDFQWREKTPEPAAPCVPEQTEYATIVFPGRRASADSPQGPWPLRTEDGHCSWPL, encoded by the exons ATGGGGACCCCGCAGGCACCGTGGCCGCTCCTCTGGGCCGTGCTACAGCTGGGCTGCTGGCCAGGATGGCTTCTAG AGGCCTCCAGCAGGCCCTGGAGCGCCCTCACCTTCTCCCCTGCCCGACTGGTCGTGCCCGAGGGGGCAAACGCCACCTTCACCTGCAGCTTCTCCAGTAAGCCAGAGCACTTCGTCCTCAACTGGTACCGCATGAGCCCCAGCAACCAGACAGACAAGCTGGCCGCCTTCCCCGAGGACCGCAGCCAGCCCGGCCGTGACCAGCGCTTCCGCGTCACGCCGCTGCCCGACGGGCAGCACTTCCTCATGAGCATCGTGGCCGCCCAGCGGAACGACAGCGGCGTCTACTTCTGCGGGGCCATCTACCTGCCCCCCCGGACGCAGATCAACGAGAGCCACCGCGCGGAGCTCACAGTGACAG AGGGGGTCCTGGAGCCGCCCACggagccccccagcccccagcccaagCCTGAAGGCCAGATGCAGAGCCTGGTCATCGGCGTCACTAGTGTCCTTCTGggggtcctgctgctgctgctgctgatctggGTCCTGGCTGCAGTCTTCCTCGGGGCTACTCGAG GGGGCTGCGCCCGCAGGAGCCAAGACCAACCTCCG AAGGAGGGCTCCCCTTCTGTGCCGGCCGTCACAGTGGACTACGGGGAGCTGGACTTCCAGTGGCGGGAGAAGACCCCGGAGCCCGCGGCTCCCTGCGTCCCCGAGCAGACGGAGTACGCCACCATCGTCTTCCCAGGCCGCAGGGCGTCTGCCGACAGCCCGCAGGGGCCCTGGCCTCTGAGGACCGAGGATGGACACTGCTCTTGGCCCCTCTGA
- the PDCD1 gene encoding programmed cell death protein 1 isoform X2, whose translation MGTPQAPWPLLWAVLQLGCWPGWLLEASSRPWSALTFSPARLVVPEGANATFTCSFSSKPEHFVLNWYRMSPSNQTDKLAAFPEDRSQPGRDQRFRVTPLPDGQHFLMSIVAAQRNDSGVYFCGAIYLPPRTQINESHRAELTVTEGVLEPPTEPPSPQPKPEGQMQSLVIGVTSVLLGVLLLLLLIWVLAAVFLGATRGGCARRSQDQPPEGSPSVPAVTVDYGELDFQWREKTPEPAAPCVPEQTEYATIVFPGRRASADSPQGPWPLRTEDGHCSWPL comes from the exons ATGGGGACCCCGCAGGCACCGTGGCCGCTCCTCTGGGCCGTGCTACAGCTGGGCTGCTGGCCAGGATGGCTTCTAG AGGCCTCCAGCAGGCCCTGGAGCGCCCTCACCTTCTCCCCTGCCCGACTGGTCGTGCCCGAGGGGGCAAACGCCACCTTCACCTGCAGCTTCTCCAGTAAGCCAGAGCACTTCGTCCTCAACTGGTACCGCATGAGCCCCAGCAACCAGACAGACAAGCTGGCCGCCTTCCCCGAGGACCGCAGCCAGCCCGGCCGTGACCAGCGCTTCCGCGTCACGCCGCTGCCCGACGGGCAGCACTTCCTCATGAGCATCGTGGCCGCCCAGCGGAACGACAGCGGCGTCTACTTCTGCGGGGCCATCTACCTGCCCCCCCGGACGCAGATCAACGAGAGCCACCGCGCGGAGCTCACAGTGACAG AGGGGGTCCTGGAGCCGCCCACggagccccccagcccccagcccaagCCTGAAGGCCAGATGCAGAGCCTGGTCATCGGCGTCACTAGTGTCCTTCTGggggtcctgctgctgctgctgctgatctggGTCCTGGCTGCAGTCTTCCTCGGGGCTACTCGAG GGGGCTGCGCCCGCAGGAGCCAAGACCAACCTCCG GAGGGCTCCCCTTCTGTGCCGGCCGTCACAGTGGACTACGGGGAGCTGGACTTCCAGTGGCGGGAGAAGACCCCGGAGCCCGCGGCTCCCTGCGTCCCCGAGCAGACGGAGTACGCCACCATCGTCTTCCCAGGCCGCAGGGCGTCTGCCGACAGCCCGCAGGGGCCCTGGCCTCTGAGGACCGAGGATGGACACTGCTCTTGGCCCCTCTGA